DNA from Streptomyces sp. NBC_01476:
GACCTCGTCACGCACGCCCTGCCGGGCCTGGACGAGGTGACGGCCGCAGGCTTCGTCCACCGGTTCGCTTCATGACCGCAGGAGTCCCTTCCGTCCCGCTGGGTCAGCGCGGCACGCACCTCGGGCAGCGGACGGTGGCCGCCACCCGTACGGTGCTCGCCGCCGGCGCGGGACCTGTGCGGGTCATCGCAACCGGCGCGCCCACCCTGACCGCCGCCCGCACCGTACCGGAGCCGCACGACGTGGTGCAGGCCCGCGAAAGGGGACTGTCCGTCGAACCCCTGCGGAAACCAGGGGACTTGGACACAGCGATGGACGCAGCCGCGTTCCTTGCCGAACCAGGAGAACCAGGACCACCGCCGGCGACCGCCGCCGCGCCGCGGGCGAACGGGCAGCGGGGGTACGTATGAGCCGGGTGTCGATCGTCGTTCCCGTACTGAACGAGGAGTCGACCGTCGAAGACACGCTGCGGCGGCTGCGCGACGACTTCCCGGACTGCGAGGTGATCGTCGTCGACGGGGGTTCCGCCGACGCCACCGTCACGCTGGCCCGGCGGTACGCGACCGTGCTGCGCACACTCCCCGGCCGGGCCCGGCAGATGAACGAAGGCGCCCGGCGTGCCACCGGCGATGTCCTGTGGTTCGTCCACGCCGACACCGTCGTCGCCCCGGCGGCCCTGGCCCAGATCAGGGACTGCCTCGCCGATCCCCGCGTCGTGGGCGGCGGCCTGACGATCCGTTTCGACCGGCGCACCCCGGCCCTGACCTATCTGGCATGGACCTCCAACGCCCGCGCCCGGCGCCTGCACCACATCTTCGGGGACCAGGCCATGTTCATCCGCCGCGGCGTCTTCGACGAACTCGGCGGCTTCCCCGACATCGCGCTGATGGAGGACCTGGAGATGTCCCGCAGACTCCACCGCCGCGGCGACCTGCGCCTGCTGCCCGCGACCTCCACGGCCTCCGCGCGCCGCCTGGTCGCGCACGGAACCTGGCGCATGATTGTCTTCATGCAGTACTTGAAACTGCTCTACTTCGCAGGCGTCGACCCCGAACGCATCCGCGCCCGCTACGCCGCAGGACCCCGGCTGTGGCAGCGGCCGGGCAAGCATCCCGGCGCCCAGCGGGATGCGCACAGGTGACGACCGACGACCCCCGCTCCCCGGGCCGCAGAGGCGCCGACCTCGCCGCCCGGCTGGACACACTCCGCTGGAACGGCCTTCACACCACGATCCTGCT
Protein-coding regions in this window:
- a CDS encoding TIGR04283 family arsenosugar biosynthesis glycosyltransferase, giving the protein MSRVSIVVPVLNEESTVEDTLRRLRDDFPDCEVIVVDGGSADATVTLARRYATVLRTLPGRARQMNEGARRATGDVLWFVHADTVVAPAALAQIRDCLADPRVVGGGLTIRFDRRTPALTYLAWTSNARARRLHHIFGDQAMFIRRGVFDELGGFPDIALMEDLEMSRRLHRRGDLRLLPATSTASARRLVAHGTWRMIVFMQYLKLLYFAGVDPERIRARYAAGPRLWQRPGKHPGAQRDAHR